A genomic window from Yarrowia lipolytica chromosome 1D, complete sequence includes:
- a CDS encoding uncharacterized protein (Compare to YALI0D09427g, weakly similar to uniprot|O74959 Schizosaccharomyces pombe Hypothetical short chain dehydrogenase) → MRKDKQSFTPTIFNMSRSKFTEYKQAARNFWVPEPHFTEKDYPDLTGKTYVITGGHSGVGLEATKLLIGKGAKVIIVGRNKEKAQDVLKELPDGKFDFAEADLADLTTISTAGDYITKNYPEIHGVILNAGVMTPPYSKTAQGHELQWGTNVVGHQAIMKYLTPIVIKTAKTSPPGTVRLVWVSSSAVVISGLPGGINFDDINYEKEENPSPHVLYSQSKIGNAYQAYLWSKNHPDSGVISVSVDPGNLKSNLQRHSSEFLKKAFNYVLYPAQYGAYTELAALLAPDVHDGEHLIPWGVPGHLRWDVDEGRKGEKGEHLWKKLEGDVKDFVKESYP, encoded by the coding sequence ATGCGCAAAGACAAGCAGTCTTTCACTCCAACCATCTTCAACATGTCCCGATCGAAATTCACCGAATACAAGCAGGCAGCCCGAAACTTCTGGGTGCCAGAACCGCACTTCACCGAGAAGGATTACCCCGATCTCACCGGAAAGACGTACGTTATTACTGGAGGACACTCCGGAGTCGGTCTCGAAGCCACAAAACTGCTCATTGGCAAGGGAGCCAAGGTGATCATTGTGGGCCgaaacaaggagaaggctcaggacgtgctcaaggagctgcccGATGGCAAGTTCGACTTCGCAGAGGCGGACCTCGCTGATCTGACCACCATCAGCACCGCAGGAGactacatcaccaagaaTTATCCCGAGATCCACGGTGTGATTCTTAACGCCGGTGTCATGACCCCTCCTTACTCCAAAACCGCCCAGGGTCATGAGTTGCAGTGGGGAACCAACGTGGTGGGCCACCAGGCTATCATGAAGTACCTGACTCCCATCGTCATCAAGACCGCCAAgacttctcctcctggaACCGTGCGACTCGTGTGGGTCTCTTCGTCTGCTGTCGTCATCTCCGGACTTCCCGGAGGTATCAACTTCGACGATATCAACTAcgagaaggaagagaacCCCAGTCCACACGTTCTGTACTCGCAGTCCAAGATTGGAAACGCCTACCAGGCGTACCTGTGGTCCAAGAACCATCCCGACTCGGGCGTCATTTCCGTCTCTGTGGATCCCGGCAACCTCAAGTCCAACTTGCAGAGACACTCCAGCGAGTTCCTCAAGAAGGCCTTCAACTACGTCCTCTACCCCGCCCAGTACGGAGCCTACACCGAGCTCGCTGCTCTTTTGGCTCCTGATGTCCATGACGGAGAGCATCTCATTCCCTGGGGTGTTCCTGGCCATCTGAGATGGGATGTCGATGAGGGACGAAAGGGAGAGAAGGGAGAACATTTGTGGAAGAAGCTTGAGGGGGATGTTAAGGACTTTGTCAAAGAGTCTTACCCTTAA
- a CDS encoding uncharacterized protein (Compare to YALI0D09383g, similar to uniprot|Q9P3G4 Neurospora crassa Conserved hypothetical protein) yields MSLKLPQSFSLGGPDQLVLVTEEPTYYVLKLNSPPDNRLTPELLTAWIEAMEALALYAEEPKPLVITSAMPKYFSNGLDLEATANVDNFTRDFYYPLIKTLLNFPWPTIGFLNGHTFAGAFVVAGFFDFRVMNPDRGYLCMNEIEFDAPIMGGGMVVFTKLYGRAVAQRITMLAERFPAQKALEAGIIHAKGMWPEVEQMVKKVSHVSGKKFYSLIRKEVMKDIIEALQDSDHQLFLDALMGDHIDPKIEEEQRKRLDPKIKALL; encoded by the coding sequence ATGTCCCTCAAACTACCACAATCGTTCTCTCTGGGAGGCCCTGATCAACTGGTGCTTGTTACCGAGGAACCTACCTACTACGTGCTCAAACTAAACAGCCCGCCCGACAACCGACTCACGCCCGAGCTGCTGACCGCCTGGATCGAGGCCATGGAGGCCCTGGCTCTGTACGCCGAAGAGCCCAAGCCTCTGGTCATTACCTCGGCCATGCCCAAGTACTTTTCTAACGGCCTGGATCTCGAAGCCACCGCCAACGTCGACAACTTCACTCGTGACTTCTACTACCCGCTCATCAAAACGCTGCTGAACTTTCCCTGGCCCACCATTGGCTTTCTGAACGGGCACACGTTCGCCGGAGCCTTTGTGGTTGCCGGCTTCTTTGATTTCCGAGTCATGAACCCTGACAGAGGATACCTGTGCATGAACGAGATTGAATTCGACGCACCAATCATGGGCGGAGGAATGGTTGTGTTTACCAAGCTGTACGGCCGTGCAGTGGCCCAGAGAATCACCATGTTGGCCGAACGGTTCCCAGCACAAAAGGCCCTGGAAGCCGGAATCATTCACGCAAAGGGAATGTGGCCTGAGGTGGAACAGATGGTCAAAAAGGTGTCCCATGTTTCCGGAAAGAAGTTCTACAGTCTTATCAGAAAGGAGGTCATGAAGGACATTATTGAAGCTCTGCAGGACTCGGATCATCAATTGTTCCTAGACGCTCTAATGGGAGATCATATTGATCCTAAGattgaagaagagcagaGAAAGCGCCTAGATCCGAAGATCAAAGCTCTTCTTTag
- a CDS encoding uncharacterized protein (Compare to YALI0D09471g, no similarity), which translates to MPYQCIYTTANRVVYKYTLHRNDTGTRTMGPCNKPEEPPDFRSTLSSTSGDSSTDKSERLVRKDRVEDTSTLRDAATIFNLPEFFSPGWNSTEELVISQEVKKNTVLTPHNTPEGDPKICWSKEKGHQVFFIKKMSARELAQSKTLEEEKQKERGRRKVARLNEYRFLERDSLAERRNLIAWFTYLNPDTREKADEDQEDEDDCEDKSGEELVNEDIVKENDRSQPAAKINCKIIAHWKRWRQDEGSK; encoded by the coding sequence ATGCCTTATCAGTGTATATATACGACGGCCAATAGAGTagtctacaagtacacgcTACACAGGAACGACACAGGAACACGCACGATGGGCCCTTGTAATAAGCCTGAAGAACCACCGGATTTCCGCTCAACACTTTCTTCTACTTCTGGTGATAGCTCCACAGACAAATCCGAGAGACTGGTCCGAAAGGATCGTGTAGAGGATACTTCAACTTTGCGAGATGCTGCAACAATCTTCAACTTGCCCGAGTTTTTCTCTCCTGGGTGGAATTCAACCGAAGAACTTGTCATTTCGCAGGAGGTCAAGAAAAACACCGTCCTCACTCCTCACAATACCCCTGAAGGCGACCCCAAGATCTGCTGGAGCAAGGAGAAGGGTCATCAGGTCTTCTTCATTAAGAAGATGTCAGCCAGAGAATTAGCACAGTCCAAAACccttgaggaggagaaacaGAAAGAGCGAGGTAGACGAAAAGTTGCTAGATTGAACGAGTACCGATTTCTGGAGCGTGACTCGCTAGCAGAACGAAGAAATCTCATTGCTTGGTTCACTTACTTGAATCCAGATACGCGGGAGAAAGCAGATGAGGATCAGGAAGATGAGGATGACTGTGAGGATAAGTCAGGAGAGGAGCTCGTGAACgaggacattgtcaaggaAAACGATCGGTCTCAGCCTGCTGCGAAGATCAACTGTAAAATCATTGCACATTggaagagatggagacaagaTGAGGGCAGTAAATGA
- a CDS encoding uncharacterized protein (Compare to YALI0D09361g, highly similar to uniprot|P19414 Saccharomyces cerevisiae YLR304C Aconitate hydratase mitochondrial precursor (EC 4.2.1.3) (Citrate hydro-lyase) (Aconitase)), which produces MLASRVSIKAPRLARSLATTTNASLNLDSKVRMNNWEANNFLNFKKHTENVQIVKERLNRPLTYAEKILYGHLDKPHEQEIVRGQSYLKLRPDRAACQDATAQMAILQFMSAGIPTVQTPTTVHCDHLIQAQVGGEQDLARAIDINKEVYNFLGTASAKYDIGFWKAGSGIIHQIILENYAFPGALLIGSDSHTPNAGGLGMLAIGVGGADVVDVMAGLPWELKAPKIIGVKLTGKLSGWTSPKDIILKVAGILTVKGGTGAIVEYFGDGVDNLSCTGMGTICNMGAEIGATTSTFPFNERMADYLNATGRKEIADFARLYNHFLSADEGCEYDQLIEIDLNTLEPYVNGPFTPDLATPISKLKDVAVENGWPLEVKVGLIGSCTNSSYEDMERSASIAKDAMAHGLKSKSIYTVTPGSEQIRATIERDGQLQTFLDFGGIVLANACGPCIGQWDRRDIKKGEKNTIVSSYNRNFTGRNDSNPATHAFVTSPDLVTAFAIAGDLRFNPLTDSLKDSEGKEFKLKEPTGKGLPDRGYDPGMDTYQAPPADRSAVEVDVSPTSDRLQILKPFKPWDGKDGIDMPILIKSLGKTTTDHISQAGPWLKYRGHLQNISNNYMIGAINAENEEANNVRNQITGEWGGVPETAIAYRDNGIRWVVVGGDNFGEGSSREHAALEPRFLGGFAIITKSFARIHETNLKKQGLLPLNFVNGADYDKIQPSDKISILGLKDLAPGKNVTIEVTPKDGAKWTTEVSHTYNSEQLEWFKYGSALNKMAASKK; this is translated from the exons ATGCTGGCTTCTCGAGTTTCCATCAAGGCT ccCCGCCTTGCACGATCTCTCGCGACTACCACTAATGCCTCCCTCAACTTGGACTCCAAGGTCCGAATGAACAACTGGGAGGCCAACAACTTCCTCAACTTCAAGAAGCACACCGAGAACGTCCAGATTGTCAAGGAGCGACTCAACCGACCCCTGACCTACGCTGAGAAGATTCTCTACGGCCATCTCGACAAGCCCCATGAGCAGGAGATTGTCCGAGGTCAGTCCTACCTCAAGCTGCGACCCGATCGAGCCGCCTGCCAGGATGCCACCGCCCAGATGGCCATTCTGCAGTTCATGTCTGCCGGTATCCCCACCGTCCAGACCCCCACCACCGTCCACTGTGACCATCTTATCCAGGCCCAGGTTGGTGGTGAGCAGGATCTTGCTCGAGCCAtcgacatcaacaaggaggtcTACAACTTCCTTGGCACCGCCTCCGCCAAGTACGACATTGGTTTCTGGAAGGCCGGATCCGGTATTATCCACCAGATCATTCTCGAGAACTACGCCTTCCCCGGTGCCCTTCTCATTGGTTCCGACTCTCATACCCCCAACGCCGGTGGTCTCGGTATGCTCGCCATCGGTGTCGGTGGTGCCGATGTCGTCGACGTCATGGCCGGTCTCCCCTGGGAGCTTAAGGCCCCCAAGATTATCGGTGTCAAGCTGACCGGTAAGCTCTCTGGCTGGACCTCCCCCAAGGATATTATCCTGAAGGTCGCTGGTATCCTCACCGTCAAGGGTGGAACCGGTGCTATCGTCGAGTACTTCGGTGATGGTGTCGATAACCTGTCCTGCACTGGTATGGGAACCATCTGTAACATGGGTGCCGAGATTGGTGCtaccacctccaccttccCCTTCAACGAGCGAATGGCCGACTACCTTAACGCCACTGGCCGAaaggagattgccgacTTTGCTCGACTTTACAACCACTTCCTCTCTGCCGATGAGGGTTGTGAGTACGATCAGCTCATCGAGATTGACCTGAACACCCTTGAGCCTTACGTCAACGGTCCCTTCACTCCCGATCTTGCCACCcccatctccaagctcaaggatgTCGCCGTCGAGAACGGATGGCCCCTTGAGGTCAAGGTCGGTCTTATCGGCTCTTGCACCAACTCCTCTTACGAGGATATGGAGCGATCCGcctccattgccaaggacgccatGGCCCACGGTCTTAAGTCCAAGTCCATCTACACCGTCACCCCCGGTTCCGAGCAGATCCGAGCCACCATTGAGCGAGATGGTCAGCTCCAGACCTTCCTCGACTTCGGTGGTATCGTCCTTGCTAACGCTTGTGGCCCCTGCATTGGTCAGTGGGACCGACGAGACATCAAGAAGGGTGAGAAGAACACCATTGTCTCTTCTTACAACCGAAACTTCACTGGCCGAAACGATTCTAACCCTGCCACCCACGCTTTCGTCACCTCTCCCGATCTCGTCACCGCTTTCGCCATTGCTGGTGACCTCCGATTCAACCCTCTCACTGACTCCCTGAAGGATTCTGAGGGTAAGGAgttcaagctcaaggagcccaCTGGAAAGGGTCTGCCCGACCGAGGTTACGACCCCGGCATGGACACCTACCAGGCTCCCCCCGCCGACCGATCTGCCGTCGAGGTTGATGTTTCCCCCACTTCCGACCGACTCCAGATCCTCAAGCCCTTCAAGCCTTGGGACGGCAAGGACGGTATTGACATGCCCATCCTCATCAAGTCTCTTGGTAAGACCACCACTGACCATATCTCTCAGGCCGGTCCCTGGCTTAAGTACCGAGGCCATCTCCagaacatctccaacaactACATGATTGGAGCCATCAACGCTGAGaacgaggaggccaacaaCGTCCGAAACCAGATCACTGGCGAGTGGGGAGGAGTTCCCGAGACTGCCATTGCTTACCGAGACAACGGTATCCGATGGGTTGTTGTCGGAGGTGATAACTTCGGTGAGGGTTCTTCTCGAGAGCACGCTGCTCTTGAGCCCCGATTCCTCGGTGGTTTcgccatcatcaccaagtcTTTTGCCCGAATTCACGAGACTAACCTGAAGAAGCAGGGTCTCCTGCCCCTTAACTTCGTCAACGGTGCTGACTACGACAAGATCCAGCCCTCCGATAAGATCTCCATTCTTGGTCTTAAGGACCTTGCCCCCGGCAAGAACGTCACCATTGAGGTTACCCCCAAGGACGGTGCCAAGTGGACCACCGAGGTTTCTCACACCTACAACtctgagcagctcgagtGGTTCAAGTACGGCTCTGCCCTCAACAAGATGGCTGCCTCCAAGAAATAA
- a CDS encoding uncharacterized protein (Compare to YALI0D09449g, highly similar to uniprot|P20447 Saccharomyces cerevisiae YGL078C Probable ATP-dependent RNA helicase DBP3 (Helicase CA3)) encodes MGKRDRTEDDEVVTKKVKLDKKDKKEKKEKKDKKDKKDKKDKKDKKDKKEKKEKKEKKEKKEEVSDEEEVAEEKPKMTYTASANTIKSSGEYTQCDDLTNVSQSTIDNYFKEHTITIEGEQMRPTMEFSHVTLDPRITKVLTKFPRPTPIQAVSWPYLLAGKDMVGVAETGSGKTFTFAVPALEHVLSTSGGKGVRVLVVSPTRELAMQIYDNIKELCDVVGLHAVCVYGGVPKEQQRSDLKRASFVIATPGRLCDLIDEGSCDLSKVSYLVLDEADRMLEKGFEEDIKKIIGSTRPTGRQTVMFSATWPPEVRKLAEGFMKTPTKVMIGERDELAANKRITQSVEVLDPRAKEGRLLDLLRQYANDDFKILIFALYKKEATRVENTLTRRGYGVAAIHGDLSQQQRTKALDEFKKGEKNILLATDVAARGLDIPNVKLVINLTFPLTVEDYVHRIGRTGRAGKTGQAITLFTEHEKHLSGALINVLRGADQPVPDELLKFGGHTKKKEHGAYGAFFKDVDMTKKAKKITFD; translated from the coding sequence ATGGGCAAACGAGATCGAActgaagacgacgaggttgtcaccaagaaggtgaagctcgacaagaaggacaagaaggaaaagaaggaaaagaaggacaagaaggacaagaaggacaagaaggacaagaaggataaGAAGGataagaaggagaagaaggaaaagaaggaaaagaaggaaaagaaggaggaggtctctgatgaggaggaggtcgctgaggagaagcccaagaTGACTTACACTGCCTCGGCTAACACCATCAAGTCTTCTGGCGAGTACACTCAGTGTGACGATCTTACTAACGTTTCTCAGTCCACCATTGACAACTACTTCAAGGAGCACACCATCACCATTGAGGGTGAGCAGATGCGACCTACGATGGAGTTtagccacgtgactctggaTCCTCGAATCACCAAGGTTCTCACCAAGTTCCCTCGACCCACTCCCATCCAGGCTGTTTCTTGGCCCTACCTTTTGGCTGGTAAGGATATGGTTGGTGTTGCCGAGACTGGTTCCGGTAAGACCTTCACTTTCGCCGTGCCTGCTCTTGAGCACGTTCTTAGCACCTCTGGAGGCAAGGGCGTTCGAGTTCTTGTTGTTTCTCCCACCCGAGAGCTGGCCATGCAGATCTACGACAACATCAAGGAGTTGTGTGATGTTGTTGGTCTGCATGCCGTCTGTGTTTATGGCGGTGTCCccaaggagcagcagcgaaGCGACCTCAAGCGAGCTTCTTTCGTCATTGCTACTCCCGGTCGTCTCTGTGATCTCATCGACGAGGGCTCTTGTGATCTCTCCAAGGTTTCCTaccttgttcttgatgagGCTGACCGAATGCTCGAGAAGGGTTTCGAGGAAGATATCAAGAAGATCATTGGTTCCACCCGACCCACCGGCCGACAGACCGTCATGTTCTCCGCCACCTGGCCCCCGGAGGTCCGGAAGCTCGCTGAGGGCTTCATGAAGACCCCCACCAAGGTGATGATTGGAGAACGAGACGAGCTGGCTGCCAACAAGCGAATCACCCAGTCTGTCGAGGTGCTTGACCCCCGAGCCAAGGAGGGCCGTCTTCTCGATCTGCTGCGTCAGTACGCCAATGACGACTTCAAGATTCTTATTTTCGCTctgtacaagaaggaggccacTCGAGTGGAGAACACCCTGACTCGACGAGGCTACGGAGTCGCTGCTATTCACGGAGATCTatctcagcagcaacgaACCAAGGCTCTCGacgagttcaagaagggcgagaAGAACATTCTGCTGGCTACTGATGTCGCTGCTCGAGGTCTGGATATCCCCAACGTCAAGCTTGTCATTAACCTGACCTTCCCTCTGACCGTGGAGGACTACGTTCACCGAATCGGTCGAACTGGTCGTGCCGGAAAGACCGGACAGGCCATTACCCTGTTCACCGAGCACGAGAAGCATCTGTCTGGTGCTCTGATCAACGTTCTGCGAGGAGCCGACCAGCCCGTTCccgacgagctgctcaagttTGGCGGCcacaccaagaagaaggagcatGGTGCCTACGGAGCATTCTTCAAGGACGTGGACAtgaccaagaaggccaagaagatcacTTTCGACTAA